The DNA window TCCTGGCAGCGGCCTCGTACGTAATTCTTGACCAGTTGGCTTGGGACAAACCAATAGCTTGCCATGCCAGTGCGATGGTATGAGGTGGCACGGGCGGGTGTGGCGAGTTGACCTCGCCATGTTCTGCAATGACTGGTGTAGGGTTATCTTGCGAGGCGATTTGTGGTAACTTGGCCAACCAGTCTTCCAATTCCAATCCAAGCTGGTACGCCTTTTCTGAGGCAGATCGTTGACCATATCTGCAAAGAGCTTGGATACATTGTGATATTGTCTCAAGCGCGGTGGCATCATCATCCAAAGTAGGCTCCATGTGTCCTGTCTTGTCAACACGggccttgcccttcttgacaATCTCAAGATAAGAGTCAAAAGCCTTGAAAGCTAGATCGAACTCGGCAATGGAGAGGTGAACAAGAAATAGGGCGCGTAGAATGGATGTCGAGTGATAAGTCTTCATGGCTGCATTGTAAAGAGTATCGAGGACTCCACGACTCaggctgcttcttccacctTGTCCAAGATCCTTTTCACTCCATCCTCGCCCGCAAAGGATAGTCCAGTTCCGTAGTGCCTGGTTCACGAACCATTCGACTTCTTCGCGCTCATCTTCAGCTCTGGGGAAAGATGTTTCGCCCAGCAATAGGGCCTGGTATGTGGCTTCGGCATGCTTGAGCTCTACTCGTAGCTGACTCCGTGGTGAAAGGTCGCCAGCCGTGTTGCTCACAAACCCGGTGGGATAGGGTTGGTCAGACTCAACGATCTGTGAGATGGCAGTGTAATACTCTTTCCAGACGGTTCTCCTAGGTACCGACCCCTTAAAGCCGTATCCTCCAGTCACGGGTGTCGACATGGTGTCCCAGAATCTCGCCCATGCGCGGTAGCCGGCCAATGAGTCAGAATCAAGCTGCAAAATTTCGTTGTTTCGGTACGCAGTGCCAGCGAGCATACAGTACTCGGTAAGAAAGAGCTCTGACCAGTATCGAAGCTGTCGTCCTATGCCGTGTTCTGCCCACACTCGTCCAAGGGATGGAAGGCCAGCTCGGTACGAAATCAAGGCTTGCTTCGACTCGCCACTACGTGCAAGGCAGTTAGCCCTGAGGTATGCGGCTTTGAGCGCGCAAACGCTTGACCATTCGGCATTCTTGTCGGCCGGGTTGATCTCTCCTTCCACCAAATTGTTCTCGGGCAGTCGGCTAACACATTGGTTGTAGTCTCCCAGTGTCCAGTGCAGCCAGCCTGCACATACCTCGGCCTGAAATCTGTCATTCTCATGTGCAGCCTCCTCATCGATCGCCGCCTCGAGCTTCGGTAATTGGTCCGCAGCATTGATCTCGCCTGTGTTTACAGCAGTGGTTGGTCGACTTTCGTTATTCGTGTTAGCTGCTGCACCCGTCGTCTTTGCAATGGCGCATTCGGTTTCGGCGGTCAGCGCGAGACCTAATTGATTTATATTAGTATCACATCCTGGGAAGCTATTCGGAGTGTATCATACAAGCTCTCTCGGGTGCATGCTTGCGGATTTTGCGAACGAGCTCCGGGACCAGGTCCCAGTTTCCGTCACAGCGAGCATGGTCCAGCTGGTTGATATATTGCACGGCTTTAGGCTGTAAAGCAGTAGCAATACATGGTCAGCTTCTCGAAATTCGGAGAGGGCGTCCTGTTCTCGTCTTACACCCATGGTTCAACGCCTTTTATCTGTTCAGCGTTCAGGAGATCGGTCTCGGACTTAGACTAGCAGCCAAATAGCGCCCAAGCGCATGGCGGGGGGGATTTCGATGGTAAAAAATGAACTGAAGACCTCTGAATCGAGGTTATTGAAACGGAAAAGTTTCGAAATTGTTTATATGGAAAGTTATTCGAGTTGTTTCAAGAGGCCCCCTGTGGTGATGGTATAGTTGCGGTCTCTGGACTTCAATGTGTTTACGGTGGTATTTGGCAGATGAGAGCTACTGGGACGACGTAACTCAGCTTCCAGGCCAATCAAAGCCTGTCATTCTAGCACGATAAACTCCACTGCCAGGGGTCTTCCCGCCGTCCAGGCTAACCCACCTGAGCTATGCTTGTTGCGTTGCTAGGGACATATCTTCAgttgaagaaaaaaaagtttcAATAAAGATTTCTTGATCGGTCTATCACCAGCTTCATTCATAATTCGTGGTTATAAGCTAAGAATTACATTTTGACTTGATTTCTGGATATTCTGCGATTATCCAGACTTGGTTAAAATTCTTTTATTGCTGCTGCCTCTATCAATTACACGTGACGGCGCAGTATCAAATTTGAGTTGGTCTACTTCTTGTCTTGGCCAATATCTTGAAGAACCTTAGTACTTTGTCGCAAAGCGTCTGAGGCTTCACACATTCTCTCATCAAAACTCAACCAAGGCTCAACAATCATGGCAACCTCAGCACCACCCGATCTGCGGGTTCTTCTCCGAAAACTCAACGCTATCAAGGATCCTCAGCTTCTCCTTCATGCGCTACCATCTCTCATCAACCATGTCCTACACTGCAAAGAGCCCTTGTCAACGCCTGCAGATATCAAGGGCAAGAATGGCACTTCAGAAGCCGCCACCATTATCCCTAAGCTTAAGCTGAAGATCAACAGTCTCTTGATTGGTCGCACAACCCGAGAGTCTCGgtttgttgctgttgctctCATCAAGACTATGATAGACGTCGGTGGGTGGGAAGTTGTGCGAGAATGCAAAGACTGGGCCAGCGGTCTTTTGGATGTGGTCGAGGTATGTATATTCAATCATATCTGATTAAATTGGCACTAACCCGTGGTAGAAAAACGATCCAATGGCTTCAAAGGAGTTGGCTATTGTAACTCTTGCCCGCATCTACATCTTTGTTGAGCCGTATCAAACTCTGTCCCGAGAGATTGCTAAGCCAGGTATCCCAAGATTTGTTGATGCCTGTCTCAAACTCATCAGTGCACCCAAGTCTGGAGAGAAGCTTCAGACACCTTTGTCTGTTATTGAGACTATTTGCGACACCGTCTCAGCTCTGGTCCCGCTCTACCCAGCCACGGTACGACCTTTCAGCGCCAAGTTCAAAATCGCCGTCAAGCCATATCTCGCTCCTACGCAATCAGACGAAATTGTTATTCCTCATTCCCTGCAGCGAGCTTCGCGAAAACTCGTCATCTCGCTTCACCATGTCGCAGCCAAGTCAGGAGGCAGTGATGAGTGGGCCAAATTGATTGACATTCTCCTGAATGACTTGCACTCTACTGCTGATCAGGTTTTGAGGGCTGTTCAAGAATCGTGGGAGGGATCAAATGGGTATACTCGATCGCATGTTGGTGTTGACGGTGCACTAAATGGCGGAGGGTCATCTGCAAACGAGCTCCCCTCATGGTCAGGTCTTGAGGCTGGCGCTGAGCGTTTGATTGGCCTTTTCGAATATCTTTCAGACTGTCTGAAATACCCTACCAAGGCGCCTGTCACAATACCTACCAGTGCACTCATTGATACTGCGTCCCGGCTACTGCTTATCGCTAGACTTTCACCCAAGTCCCAAACATGGGAGCAGGCACTTCAGACCAATGCTGCTATTTCAAGAGATGAGAAGGATAACCTCTGGGCAGCACTACCGGATATTCACATCTCTGCTCTGCACCTTATCAAGGCCTTGTTTCAGCGTCTAGGACAAGATGCAGTGGCCATCGCTCCCGAGGCCCTTGACCATCTCGTCCGAGTGTTCAAGTCGGGCATCAATCTTCCCACGGTCCGAACGACCGGTTATACCGTTCTCAAAGAGATTTTGGCCATCTCAGGCCCAACATTGTCAAAGCCCTCAGTTGGCAGCCTGGACGTTGTCCTGGGTGCTTGCTGTCGTGACCTGCAACAAGATGCCGGATATCTCAAGGATGTCGAAAAGCAAGCGGCATCTGGCACCGACAGCAAGAAGAATAGCATTGCTGCTAATGCTGACCTCATGCTCTTCCCTCAGGCTAGCGCTGTTGTTGTAAACACGTCGCTAGAGCTGGAGCACAAGGCCGCAGCTGCTGGACTCCTTCCCATCATTCTATCACACCTACCACAGAGACACCTCAAGGCTGCTTTACGAGGTCTCATTGACCAGACAGCTATTCTAACAAGCAACCGTGATGCCATGGTCGCAAGTGTTCTCAACCCTTACAAGGACCAGCGAGGTCGGGTGTATCCCAGTATCCTTCCTCACCTTACTCAACAATTCCCTGGCGACAAGACTCTTGAGATCCTGCGCACAAACATCCGTGCAGGTGCTCAGAGTTTGGCTGAGGGCGAGGAGCCGCTAGAGGCGCTCCCtgtcgaggaggaagaggaggaggaggaagatgaggagatgaaggacggcgatgacgaggaagaaaTGGTCCCTGAGAAGGGCGACTTGTTCAAGCCTGGAACAATCCCCACAGCTCCACACGCCGAGAAGAACCTGCCCATCCAAAGTAACCCCTTTGCTCCCATTGAAAAGGCCAATGCTTCGGAGAACCAGAATGCTTTTGCGCGAGCATCTTCACCACCCAAGCGAAAGCACGAAGGCTCAGACTCTGCGCCTCCCAAGAGGCAAGTGCTGGAGAAGTCCTCATCTCCTGATCGAGTACTCCCAGCACCCATCCAAAGCACTCCGGTTGTGGCGAAGGAAgtcgaagaggaggagagtgatgatgatgacgatgatgagagtGTTCACCTGAACATGGAactcgaagatgatgatgatgaagaggaatAGTAGGAGGGATAGATATAGAAAAGTAATTGTCAAGAGAATATTGGggtatataatttaaagggCCTGATCCCTCGATCTCTAGCCTTCGTATACCTATTCAAGGTCTACATCCAACGCCGTCCTAGCACTACGTATTGAAGCCTACCACTTCCCCAACCAAACCCAGAAACGGCCTGTCAACTCCTACCAAGAATAACGCCTCCCAGGGGTGATGCCATTGCGTATGTGAAGATATAAAAATCTGTTTCTGCCAACTCAGTCACGCAACCAAGCGCGACGCTTCTCCTCCTTGCGAGCTCGTCTCTTTTCCTTGAACTGCTTCAGCTCAGCTTTGGAAGGCTTCTTCCCTGAACGCTCGGCCTTTAAGCTGCGACCGTCATGGGAATTGGCAGCGGCTTCAACGTCAAAGAAGGCGTTCATCTGGCGCTTTGACTTGGCCTCATCGCTGTGGCGCTCAGGCCCTTCACCTGCTGTTTGGAACTGGCCGGTGAAGCGGTTAAACGTAGCTGTTGCAGCGTACACCTCGGCAGGGTCAACAGCGGCGCCTGTGGTTGCGGCTTCGTCGTCTTGGTTGTTGCCTTTAGCGTACCAAGCGTTCGGGTCGTAGTCGCCGTGGATGGCTGGGTTGTAACCTCCGGCTGCAGGTTTCTCTGATGCTGGAGGTTGGGGAACACCTGGAGCGGCCGGTACTACAGCGCTTATGGCGACTCGTGGGTTATCCCACTGAGACTGACCAGTGAAGCGATTCACAAAGAACCAAGCCTGTGTGTTTGGGTCCCACTGACAATCCCAACCGTCATCCTCTTGTTTCGGCGCAGGCTCAGCAGGCAGCGGCGGTCCAGAAGGTAAAGGTTCGCTAGGCAAAGGCGGTCCATCCGGTGTCGGTTCGTTTGGTAGGGGTGGCCCATCTGGTGCTGGTTCGTTTGGTAGAGGTGGCGCATCCTTATCGGCATCGCTGTTGTGGGCTTTTGGCGACTCGGAAGCCTCTCCAGATTCGCGATCAGAAGTCTCCTCCGCAGATTCGGACGCGCCGTCGCGTTTCGGTGACTCTGGCTTCGGCGACTGAGTTACCGGTTCCTCTACGCCGGCGGAAGGCTTAGGCGACGACATAATGAGTGTTGCGTTTGTGGTTGCGATGTTGAAACGTCTATCATCCCAAAAATGAGTTTACGAAAATCGACAGTGTCATCGTGATACTTATGCACCTATGGTTTGGATTTAGCAAAGTAGAGCGTATGACTCttctgttttgttttttgtctttgagcGTCCAGTGGATTGGATTTGCTGGCAGCGCTTCACATAGCAGAGTATATGCTTCGCAAAATATCAATGAATTGAAAATCGCAACTTGATGACGATGGTTGGTTGAATAAAAGTTGCGAAAGTATAACTTGAAATGATGAATCAGCTGCGCCTCTGACAGGCtgcataggtaggtaatttAGGCGCAAGTTTTTGGTCACGTGAGTTGATGCGAAGTCTACAATAGAAAGGTCCGAATGATTCAACTTCACTTAATGATTCAGAAGAACTAAGCAGCGGACAAACGGCGGTTCAATAAATCAATTTGGCTCATCAAACTACCATAATCTTACCACTATTCGGATAAAATGCCGTCTCACATCTCGAAGGCCTCCTACTGTGGCTAAGTAGGGCCTCGACCATTCTGAGGATCATTAGACTCAAAAACCATATCATAGCTTTCAGCTCAGGATACTAAAAGTCATAATGCGGCTCTTTCCAATTGCATGTTTTCTTCTCATTTAGTAACTGAGTTATAGTCATGTCTTGGTCCTTTCGCTCATGCTTTATACAGCTCGTCGTGTTGGCGACGATAAGTCGTGCATCACTAACAAACAACGACGAGTGTAATTGTTATCTCACCAATGGTTCCAACTCTGCATATTATTCACAGCACGGCTTTTACGACTTTAGAAATCTTTCAGAATATGCTCAAGTCCCAAGTCCTATCAGGAATTCTTCGAGAAAAGCAGGCGTAACAAGCGACTACTTCAAAAGTGACACATGGGATAGCACATGGAATATACAAGACTGGAACAATCGTGGGGGCGGCGGTGTCAGTCTCTCAGGCGATGCGACTGTGTTTATGGCCAACTCTCTCAACAACATCTACATACAAGCAaacgacgatgatggtgcGACTTCGGACACGTTCCTCACAATGCGAACGATGCGAATGCCCGGTTTCCAGAGCGCCGCCGAGTTCGAATCGGTCTCGACGTATCACTACGTCTCGGTGCGGATGCTCGCTCGTGTTACTGGTAGCGCGGGTGCATGCATGGCTCTGTTCACATACCTGGAAGACGGTGACGAGCTGGCGGATGTGCAAGAAGCCGATATTGAGATCCTAACGCGCGATCCGAAGAACCGGATCCAGTACACAAATCAGCCCTCGTACAcagatgatggtgatgaggtTCCCAAAGCAACTCGCAACGGTACATTGCCCAAGGGCCTTGGGTGGGATGACTGGGTTGTACACCGACTCGACTGGACGCCTGAGCGATCTGTGTGGTATGTGCAAGGGCAAGAAGTGGCCAGTATCGAATTCCAAACGCCCAAGGATCCTGCACAGATTATTCTCAATGCGTGGAGTGACGGTGGTTCGTGGAGCGGTAATATGAGTCTTGGTGATTCAGCGTACATGCAGATTCAGTGGATTGATATGGTGTACAATGCTACCAAGGACAATGATAAGAGAAGTCTTGATAACGGGATTCTGAGGAGGAGTGTTGGAAGCCAAAGTTCTCTGATTCATCGAGAGGATAGTGTCGATGAATGTAAAGTCGTCTGCAGTATTGACAAAGTGGATAAAGCCGGTGAGGCTAAGGTGCTGTGGAAGAGTGCAGCATCTCATATGCTAGTTATGGAACATTGGGTCAAGGTAGTTGTCGGATATGTGATCTTGATGATGGTTTGGTAAGTTGAAACGCAGTACATATACGATACATTTTCATGAGTTCATTTTAACCATGACACGATATCATGTACAATATGTTTATGAAACTACTAGCAGGAACGATGTGGTTTTCCCAAGTCTCAGTAACAGCAACAAATGATAACCTCTCATTGACCTCTGATGAATATACAATATCATCACCTCTCAAAGCTTGCCGTCAAACTCTCCTCTCAGGGACCATGCAACCACCAACGCCACAAACAATAGTAACCGTTTTCACCCGCAAAGTCTAAACCTTGCTTTAAACTTGTTAACAACAAGCTCACACCATCCGTCGATCATAGTCCATTAAGAGGATCCTGGAGCTAGTCCCGCTGCTTTCATCCGCATTGACCCGCCTTCCAACTCAATGCTCCAGCCCCAGCATTCAAATGCAACTACAGAGAAGCTATTAATAACAGTTACCTAACGCATACTGGAAATCGTGGATGTTCGGCACTACGCCAAGAACCAATCGAGTTGTCGACAGAAACAACAGGACTATGTTGATCGTTGGTTCTAACAAGACATGATCCTGTCATTTATGTCACTCGCAAAGATGAGCTGTGACATTCTTCCCCAGGCTATGTGTCAAGGCTGCCCTCCTTTCGAAACTTCACGGGGAAGCGTGCAGGTCTGCAGCTCCATTTCAGTTCTGGGGTAAGGATAGGATCAGCTCCTGTCTCCCCGGACGTTAACTCGACAATGGCACTAGTTGGATGGTTCCAGAAGATGAGTATTGCAAGGATAGTAATCATTTGTTGTAAGCTATGTACCAAGATGTGATGATGCTTCTTGATTCCCCCATCAACTGCACCCCTTAGTCAATCCGTAACAAAGAATCAAAACGCTTGAACAGACTTGTGTCTGATCATACTAGACTTTTAGACAGACCCCAAATTCCCAAGTTTTGAAGCAAAATAAGCAAAACTGTCGTTATACCAATCCTATTTTTTTATGTCCTTATGCGCCGGTATCCCCAACCTTGTTTGGAAAAGGAGTAGGCATAGATCGATTCGCGAAAGGTCGCTAATTTCGTAAGAAGCAATGATTAAATGCTTTTATATAGTACTGCTAAGACTCCTCAACACAAGGAGCTCTATATCGAATGTTTCCGTCCTGAATTATAATCGTAAAGTCCGTCGACAGGTCTTGCCATCGGAAGGGTATCATAACTTTTCAGCATCTGCAGCGTATCTGTACGCTGTATGATGATATGTTGAAGCTCGGCCAAAGGGCCTGTTGTCCAATTCGGTTGCGGTGGGATATATCTATCGCACATCCCGCAGAAGAATCAACAAGTCAGTCGCGGCGAGATTGCCTTTCAATCAAGTGCGAGCGTTAAGTGTTTTTGTCTTCTTGTAGCATGCCTATGGCGCACGATTCTGTTGAGGGGGTGATTTCTCAGTCTCGAGGGAATCATTGCTAACCATGGATCTTGTGAATTGGACGAGAGCTGGTAGGAAGACCGGGCCTCCTACGCCGTCAGCTCTGCAGGCGCCTGTCGATGAATGGACCCTCTGGAGGACTAGGTCCAGAGGTCGTGTTCGAATTACAGTTTCACCTCATATTGGCTTGTTCGAACTGAAATTGCTGCCCGTTGGGGAACGCCATGCTAGCACTCAATCCAAAGGGATCCCAATCCAGGCCGTTTTGGTCCAACAACTGAGTCATCGACGGATACTGTGAGTGGGTGGTCTgaggctgctgttgctgttgttgaacAGGCTCGTGGGATGGTGTCATCTGGTGTCCGGGTCCACTGGAGGCAGGCGACATCATCATGGGCTGTTGGTTCTCGCCGCTGTAGCCCGAAGGGTATCCTCCATGACCAGCTGGGGTTTCAATCTCAGGCTCGTCAATCATGTCTGCTTGAGCATCATATTCTTGCTCTGTGTGTACAGTGTTAGTGTGTTGTCTATGGAACGATGATGACAACGGCTTACCAAGCTGCTCGATGTGGTTTTGGAAAGCTGGGGTAGGATAGTAGGAAGCTCCAGATCCAGTCTGTCCCCGGCCACCGTTCTGCATCATTGAAGGTCGAGGAGCCTGTGTATTCTGAGGcatctgctgttgctgttgctgctgctgcgatTGATGTGGCTGTTGAGGCATCTGCTGTCGTGACATGCTTGTCATGGAACCTCGCATCGACATGTTATCCGAGGCAGCGGGTGAAAAGGCGGAACCGGTGTTGCTTGGCGAGTTGGAGTGAGACGATGGAGTTGGGCGGTTCTTGGGTGAGGCAGCATTCGAGTGTGGTTGAAGCGGCGGTGGCAGTACCGGGACAGGCTCGGCCTTGGGAGCAATATTTGAGTTTGATCGGCGAGACTGGTGATGTCGGTTCATAATAGCACGCTGAATTGGAGGCGGCTGAACTATGTTCTGGGGCATATGAGTCGGTCCCAGGTTTGGACTACCGGTCTTTGCGCGAAGCTCAGCCTGAACATCGATTCCCTTTTCAAGAAGAATACGCTCAAGAAGCGAATTCTTGTATCGAAGCATCAAACACTCATCGGCAGCAGTGCGGTGGGCCGCCTGGAGGTTGTGAAGGTTGGACTCATGGACGCGAATGGTCTCTTCGAGTTGTTTTATGTACTCTGTTCGACGTTCTCGGAAAGCAGCTTGAGCCTGTCGGTTCCTCTGCTTTCGCTCTTCGGAAGTCGCATAAATCTTGACATTATCTGTTAGTATCTATTCTTGGTGTTGCATGTTGTGTTTGTTGTCTCAGTCGAAGTAGGAAGCGAGATTGAAGCGGGGGAGATGACACGTCAAATTGATATGCCTTGGCACCATCGTGCGGTGATGTTGTTCTTGACAAGAGACGTTGCTCGTGAACAATAACGCATGGTGTAGTATTGTGATAGTGAGATATGGAACTGAGTCAAGACTTACAGGTTTGCGGCCGCCCTTCCGCTTAGGCTGCTGAGGCTCTTGGGTGGCATTGGCAGAGGTTATCGCAGGGTGATGATCGCCCTCAGGGCTTGAGCCAACGAGAGAGTCGGTCTCGTCCCGAGAGTGACCGTTTAGGCCATTGAGatgattgttgttgttttggtGTTGCGAAGGATCCGCCTTATCGATTGACATCTTGTCTGCCATTACCCAGACTGGGCTACTAGACGATTTGCCGCGCAGCGGCAAACGCCCCAGAGACGCAAAACGGGAATTCTGTTACGTGACGAAGACGGGTGGAACGTCGAGTTGACGGGCGTAATGAATCAAGACAGGCAAGTGTGCGCCCGTTGGGTTTTTGCTTTGCGGTTGCGGGCGTAGTGGCAGCGGGCGCAAGAGATAGGAAATGCAGCCCGGATTGGGGGTCGTACGGGGGTCAGCACCAAGAGTACTGCTGAGAAAAGCCAGAGACAACGCTTGGCTATCAAAGATAGTATGGATGTGCTGCAATGTGAAAGGATAACTGATACTGATACGCGTCTAACAAGCGCCTATCCTATCAATGTCGCAGGGTCTTTTGCAAAACAAACGTAAGAAATTCTACGAAGAGATAAAAGACGGGCTGTAATTCGCGTCGATTTCTTGGGGGGGACGGTTGCGATAACAGAGAAGGGGATCACTCACGCCGCAAGGGAATACGGTTTTATGTAATGTAAATTGGTAGGAGGGGGCTGCCCAGGACGCTCCTTCTTTTCTGCAAAGACTCGAGGGCCAAAACCCTTGAGCCAATTAAAATCTCGTATAAGGGCCCAGAGTGGATATCATACGGGCAGTGGAGCACAGGAGACAGCGGCACCACCCACTAAAAAAAACCAGTCCACCACCGGACTCCTCCATCTTTGACCTTAATTCTTCATCGTTTGGATTCCAACGAATGCACGGGCCTTGAATGATTTCTTTTCAATCCTCCAGATTGAGCATGAGGGATATTAAAACGAACCGATAATCGATCAATCAATCAGATCAAAACAGGACAAGTATTGTTTTGGTGGCCCGTGATGTAGGGGGACTAACCCACTCGCTCACTCACTAAACAATCTGCAGCCATGCATGCATGTCCTGGTCTGGCATTTTCACCATCCCACCCCGACCTTGGAACTAGCCTCTTTTCTCTCCCAACCATCCGCCCATCACACTCCAGCTGAGCAGATCTCTGTCTGAGACAGTGGGATTCCAGTGCAGATTCAACTGATAAGCAATCCATGACTTTGTTGATGCTCAAGATCTTCTGATAAACTTACAAAACCACAGACCTCTGCCACTATCTGCAAAAAGCACAGAGCTTCTTGTCGCGTGGCCGACGGCTGAAAATACTTCTTCATTCGGCCGCCGGGCCACTAGGTACTCCCACTCTCCTTCTGTTGGTTGAACTGATCGGCAGCTGTAACATCGGAGCCCCCGCTTTCTCTCCTCTCCCAGTCTTACCGGAAATACCTACTTCAGTCCTCGACCAGAGACAACAACAAGGGCGGTTTGGTGGTGGTTGAACGGTGTCCGGTGCGCCTTGGTGGCGTAGGCATACGCCAGAAAGCGTTGCTCGTCTAAATACCAACTTTGACAGACAACCCTCGATGTTCACACCCGCTCTTTCGCCAATCACAACGTCTGTGCAAATTTTCAATGATTTGCCGCAATCTCTCAAAGTTCACTTGCCGGTAAAATCTGCAAAGTCTGAACTTAAAGCTTACCGTAACGTCTCATGGTGCGTTCCAGCACTTGGCTTCGTCATTCCGCGGTTGATCATCCTTTCATGCTTAATTACACCGGTTGTTTTGGCTTTCACCCCGGCAGCCTGGCAGTTCTAGAAAACTCAGAGAACGACCCATGCGAGGGCCAACGACAAGGGTCTGTTATCGAGTTCCACTATTCACCCCGACCTCGCTCGTTGTCAAGTCTCTTGGTCGATGCAGGACTGTGAGGCTGTTGTTCACTTCAGCTTTTGTGGTCATCTGTTCCAGTTTGTTCACATCTGTGACGCCGCTGGCTTCATCACAACCTCCGTAGAGTCCGGTTGGCGGGCTTCTCATGATGAAGACTGGCTTACGACACCAGACCACCAAACATCTGGTGGAGCAGTCAATACATGTGAATGTCCAATAGTGAACGTTTTTTGCTTAGCGCTTGTAAGATCAAGATGCCTTGATCCTTGTTTTCAGTCCTCCGAAACCTCCGCTCCAGGAGGATTATCCGCAGGCTTGATCTCATCCTTGACAACACCATGTGCTCCTACAACACGACGCTCATAAAACGCAATACGAAGATTTGTGCAACTACTGTATGCCGGGTTGTCTTACTGTTACTGTTTGAAGAACATGTGACCAAACAACTTGCTGGTTGCAAACGAAAGGAACAATGTGCCACGGAATTCCAAGATTCGTCTCATATCCGGCATCATAACATTTACGTACTGTCCAAGATACGGCCGTGCCGAGCAAACATTTTCTGTCAGATAAGCGAGACGGCCTTTCATTGATATCAATCAGATATCTCAAAAGTCATGTCAATCTGATAGAACACACCACCTATGCTCATTCCTTCAGTATGAGCGAATGACGGGATATTGCAACATCCTAGCAGGTTGCTTCTCATGAAACTCTTGGTTTTGAATGTATCACTGCCGTTGATCATCCTTCACAATTGCCGATGGTAATTAAACCATCCAAAACTTTATTCCTCCCAGCCTCTACACATGTGCAACGGGTTTAGTAATGACGACGTAAACACCGATGCCACCACAACAAAAGACTAC is part of the Fusarium poae strain DAOMC 252244 chromosome 4, whole genome shotgun sequence genome and encodes:
- a CDS encoding hypothetical protein (BUSCO:12360at5125) — translated: MATSAPPDLRVLLRKLNAIKDPQLLLHALPSLINHVLHCKEPLSTPADIKGKNGTSEAATIIPKLKLKINSLLIGRTTRESRFVAVALIKTMIDVGGWEVVRECKDWASGLLDVVEKNDPMASKELAIVTLARIYIFVEPYQTLSREIAKPGIPRFVDACLKLISAPKSGEKLQTPLSVIETICDTVSALVPLYPATVRPFSAKFKIAVKPYLAPTQSDEIVIPHSLQRASRKLVISLHHVAAKSGGSDEWAKLIDILLNDLHSTADQVLRAVQESWEGSNGYTRSHVGVDGALNGGGSSANELPSWSGLEAGAERLIGLFEYLSDCLKYPTKAPVTIPTSALIDTASRLLLIARLSPKSQTWEQALQTNAAISRDEKDNLWAALPDIHISALHLIKALFQRLGQDAVAIAPEALDHLVRVFKSGINLPTVRTTGYTVLKEILAISGPTLSKPSVGSLDVVLGACCRDLQQDAGYLKDVEKQAASGTDSKKNSIAANADLMLFPQASAVVVNTSLELEHKAAAAGLLPIILSHLPQRHLKAALRGLIDQTAILTSNRDAMVASVLNPYKDQRGRVYPSILPHLTQQFPGDKTLEILRTNIRAGAQSLAEGEEPLEALPVEEEEEEEEDEEMKDGDDEEEMVPEKGDLFKPGTIPTAPHAEKNLPIQSNPFAPIEKANASENQNAFARASSPPKRKHEGSDSAPPKRQVLEKSSSPDRVLPAPIQSTPVVAKEVEEEESDDDDDDESVHLNMELEDDDDEEE
- a CDS encoding hypothetical protein (CAZy:GH16), coding for MANSLNNIYIQANDDDGATSDTFLTMRTMRMPGFQSAAEFESVSTYHYVSVRMLARVTGSAGACMALFTYLEDGDELADVQEADIEILTRDPKNRIQYTNQPSYTDDGDEVPKATRNGTLPKGLGWDDWVVHRLDWTPERSVWYVQGQEVASIEFQTPKDPAQIILNAWSDGGSWSGNMSLGDSAYMQIQWIDMVYNATKDNDKRSLDNGILRRSVGSQSSLIHREDSVDECKVVCSIDKVDKAGEAKVLWKSAASHMLVMEHWVKVVVGYVILMMVW
- a CDS encoding hypothetical protein (BUSCO:42689at5125); translation: MSIDKADPSQHQNNNNHLNGLNGHSRDETDSLVGSSPEGDHHPAITSANATQEPQQPKRKGGRKPIYATSEERKQRNRQAQAAFRERRTEYIKQLEETIRVHESNLHNLQAAHRTAADECLMLRYKNSLLERILLEKGIDVQAELRAKTGSPNLGPTHMPQNIVQPPPIQRAIMNRHHQSRRSNSNIAPKAEPVPVLPPPLQPHSNAASPKNRPTPSSHSNSPSNTGSAFSPAASDNMSMRGSMTSMSRQQMPQQPHQSQQQQQQQQMPQNTQAPRPSMMQNGGRGQTGSGASYYPTPAFQNHIEQLEQEYDAQADMIDEPEIETPAGHGGYPSGYSGENQQPMMMSPASSGPGHQMTPSHEPVQQQQQQPQTTHSQYPSMTQLLDQNGLDWDPFGLSASMAFPNGQQFQFEQANMR